From Camelus dromedarius isolate mCamDro1 chromosome 2, mCamDro1.pat, whole genome shotgun sequence, one genomic window encodes:
- the LOC105086787 gene encoding keratin-associated protein 13-1, with amino-acid sequence MSYNCCSGTFSSRSLGDPLLYPGSGCGSSYPSNLVYTTDCCSPSTCQQDSSLYSGCQETCSKPIRCQTSYVVSSPCQTSCYRPRTSMLCSPFQKTYARSPGSGSGRGCSLGAGSRSCYSLGFGSHGFRPLGCGVCGFPPLSHGFGFYLPTYFAPRSCQSSCYRPTCRSGFY; translated from the coding sequence ATGTCCTACAACTGCTGCTCTGGAACCTTCTCCTCCCGCTCCCTTGGGGACCCACTGCTCTACCCAGGCTCCGGCTGTGGCTCCTCCTACCCCAGCAACCTGGTCTACACCACTGACTGCTGCTCTCCCAGCACCTGCCAGCAGGACTCCTCTCTTTACAGCGGCTGTCAGGAGACCTGTTCTAAGCCTATCAGGTGCCAGACGTCTTATGTGGTATCCAGCCCCTGCCAGACATCCTGCTACCGCCCAAGGACCTCCATGCTCTGCAGTCCCTTCCAGAAAACTTACGCTAGGTCTCCAGGCTCTGGGTCCGGAAGAGGCTGCTCCCTGGGCGCTGGGTCCAGAAGCTGCTACTCACTGGGCTTTGGGTCCCATGGCTTCAGACCCCTGGGCTGTGGAGTCTGTGGCTTCCCTCCCCTGAGCCATGGATTCGGTTTCTACCTTCCAACCTACTTTGCCCCTAGGAGCTGCCAATCATCCTGTTACAGACCAACCTGTCGGTCTGGCTTCTATTGA